From the Sulfuriferula nivalis genome, the window GCTCATATCAGCTCAGTGCCCAACAAAATCTGATTAACGCCGGCATACACCCCGTACTGGCACGCGTTTATGCAGCACGTGGTGTAGAACAAGCGAATCAACTGGAAACTGAACTCACAGGCTTACAGCATTACCAGACCCTGAAAAATATCTCCGCCATGGCCGCCCGCCTGGCGGATGCCATCACTAATCAGCAGCGCATCATCGTCGTTGCTGATTATGATGCCGATGGTGCAACCGCGTGCACAGTTGCAGTACGTGGCTTAGGTTTATTAGGTCTGGCAGTAGAGTTTATTGTCCCCAACCGCTTTGAATATGGTTACGGCTTAACCCCCGAAATCGTTGCCCTTGCTGCCCAACAAAAACCTGACATTATCGTCACCGTTGATAATGGCATTGCCAGTATCGCGGGGGTAGCTGCCGCCCATGACATCGGCATAGAAGTCCTCATTACCGATCATCACCTGCCGGGTGACAGTCTGCCCGACGCACTCATCGTCAATCCTAATCAACCCGACTGCCCCTTTCCCAGCAAAAATCTGGCAGGGGTAGGCGTCATGTTTTATGTGCTGCTTGCGACTCGCGCTGAACTGCAGGCACGGGGAGCATTTGACGGAAAGTCAGTACCTAATCTGGCGCAATTGCTTGATATCGTCGCACTCGGCACCGTCGCCGACGTTGTAAAGCTCGATGACAATAACCGTATTCTGGTCGAACAGGGTCTGCGCCGCATGCGTCAGGGTCGCGCTTGTGCTGGCATACGCGCGCTGTTCAACGCCGCTGCACGCTCAATTAATGTTGCCAATACGGGTGACTTGGGTTTCATGATAGGACCGCGCCTGAATGCAGCAGGACGACTGGATGACATGTCACTGGGCATCACCTGTCTGCTCAGCAACGACGAAGAAGAAGCCAACCGCATCGCCCAACAACTGCATCAGATGAACATCCTGCGCCGCCAGATAGAAACCGATATGCAGGAGCAGGCACAAGCACATCTGGCTAACATCACCACCACAGACAATTACAGCCTGAGCCTGTTCGACGCCACCTGGCATCAGGGTGTCATCGGCATACTCGCCTCACGCCTGAAAGATAAATTTCACCGCCCCGTCATCTGTTTCGCCCGTGGTAATGACGGCGAAATAAAAGGGTCAGGCCGTTCCATCCCTGCATTGCATTTGCGTGACGCACTCGATATCGTTTCCAAACGCAACCCTGATTTAATTTTGAAGTTCGGTGGTCACGCTGCTGCTGCGGGGTTATCTATACGTGAAGTCGATTTTGCTACTTTTAACCAGCAATTTGAAGATGTCGTAACCAGCCTGCTCAGCCCCGCCGACCTCGCCCGTACCATCCCCAGCGACGGTGAACTGAGCGCACAAGATCTCACCATAGACTTCACCAAGCAAATCAACCAACAGGTATGGGGGCAAGGCTTCCCCGCCCCCAGTTTCACTGGCACTTTCCAGGTGACCCAACAACGCCTGCTCAAAGACAAACACCTGAAATTCATGCTCGTAAACTCAGGCCTACGTTACGATAGCATCCTCTTCAACCATACCGACCTGCTGCCTGATACCATCACCGCAGTCTATCAGCCCGAACTCAACGAATACAATGGCCAGACCAAACTGCAGTTAAAGTTACTACACTGGCAATAGCCCCAGACATTACTTGTTAATATCCCCCTGAGTTGTATACTTAAAACAGGGGTTGGAACGGCCATGACTCTTTTCTACAAGCTCAATAACACCACACATTCATGGCAGGCTTCCTCATGGTTAATCAGATTAATTAGTGAAAGGAAAAATCCATGAAACTGAAAATCGCACTACTACTAGCTTCTACACTTTGTGTAGCAACGCCACTGACATACGCAGACGATGCCTCCGCCAATTTTGTCAATGGTGGTATAGGTGTAGACGAACAAACCATGATGCATAATGTCGCCAATGAATATCCCTTACATATCGAGTTTTCAAAAAGTGAGCGAGGTACATTTCTCGCAGACATCCCTGTCAGCATCAAGGATAGCCATGGCAAAGTTGTATTTGAGCTAAAAGATGCAGGCCCTATGCTCTATGTACGACTACCCAAAGGTACATACACAGTGAATGCGGTATTTGATGGAGAAGCGCAATCAGGAAAAGTCACTTTGGACGGCAAGCATAATAAACGAGTTGTATTGCATTGGAAGCGCCCAGCCGATCCGATCACCAAGGATACAGACGAATAGCAGCCTTACTAACAAGAAAAATCAACTCGTATAGATCCAACCCTGCCTTGCACTTGCGAAAGCAAGCGTAAGGTTTGTTCACATTAACTTGCCAACAAAAACTAATTTATAAGAAATTTATTTGATAGTGATGTATTGGCAGTTTGCGCTGCATCAAGTGCACTTTGTGTAGTATTGCCGCTCGACGGCGTCGAGTTTTCTGAATTGAACAAAGAAGTGACACTATCACTGCTGGAAGTCGAACTGGTTGTAGAGTTCGAAAATAGAGAAGCCAGCGTTTCATTCACAACCATTTGCGCATTCAATACACCTTGTTCGGCCTGAGCAGCTGGCGTATTTGCAGAAGCAGCGGCATTTCCAGCAGGTGAATTAGTCAATCCAGGCAGACCAACTGCTGATGAATCAGTTGAAGTCCCTGAAAACAACCCGGAAATTGTATTACTGACATCATTGTTAATGGCCTGTTCAAGTTGGGCAATCTGACTGTTAGCCAGCTTCCCTGACGCATTATAAGTTAGTGGTGCAGGCGTTGCGTTCCCTAAGATCACTGTTGCACTTGGTGAAGATAAGGATTTACTGGTACTGGCTGAGGTTGCAGGCAATACTTGACTGACCGCTGATTGCAGTAGCGTTGGTGCCACGCTGGAAATAGTAGCCATGATAGACCTCGGGGTGAAATATCAGGTAACACTCTATTTATCGTCATAATTTAGCCCAACTTTAGGGCATGTCGAATTATTTCAACAATAGTTTGAGTAATAACACAAACACGGCGAACAATTTAAGGAATATTATCCACACAGACTGTAAAATCAATACTGATCAAACTTCCTCGCATAACCAAGGATACAACATGGAATACCGGCAGCTAGGTAATAGTGACTTAATGGTGTCTGAAATCACTTTAGGCACTATGACTTTTGGTGAACAGAACAGTCCTGAAGATGCTGCACAGCAACTGGATTATGCAGTAAGTCGCGGAGTTAACTGTATAGATGTCGCGGAAATGTACCCTGTACCACCACGGGCGAATACGCAGGGACGCACTGAAGAATATGTCGGCCGCTGGTTACAGAAACAGCAGCGCGACAAACTTATTGTCGCCACCAAAATTACAGGGGCTGGTCGTGGTATGGAATGGATACGCGGCGGACCGCGCATCACTGCTAAACAGATACATGCAGCCATAGATGCAAGCCTGACGCGCTTGAAAACAGACTATATCGATCTTTACCAGATCCATTGGCCTGATCGTAATGTACCCATGTTTGGCAGTAGCGAGTTTGACCCTAGTGCAGAACGGGTTACCACGCCCATTGTTGAACAGCTGAGCGTTTTCGCAGATTTAATTCAGGCGGGGAAAATTCGTCATGTCGGTCTGAGCAATGAAACGCCGTGGGGTGTATCACAATTTATCAGTGCTGCAGATGATGCAGGATTGCCGCGCGTGGCATCAATACAGAATGCATACAGCCTGCTTAATCGCACATTTGAATATGGGCTGGCAGAAACCTGTTATCGTGAACAAGTTGGATTACTGGCTTATAGCCCGCTCGGATTTGGCACGCTGAGTGGCAAATACCTTAATGACGACGGCGCTGGCCGCATGACACTATTCAGCGGCTTTGGCCAGCGTTATAACAAACCTGCAGTCACCACTGCCGTAGCTGCTTATGCTGAACTCGCCAAACAGCTTAATTTACATCCGACCTTGCTGGCACTGGCTTTTGTGCGCAGCCGTTGGTTTGTGACCAGCACCATCATCGGCGCCACCAGCATGGCGCAGTTAAAGCAGAATCTTGATAGCCTGGACGTACAACTGGATGAAGCCATGCTACAGCAGATTCAAGCCATACATTTGCGTTCGCCTAATCCGGCGCCTTGAATTTTCGAATTATGAACTATCAGCTGTGAAAACCTACTAACAGATAGGAAGATAACGTCAGGAGGTCAGCATGATATTCAGACAACTGTTTGAGCCCGTATCCAGTACCTATACCTATTTGCTAGGCTGCGAAGTAACAGGGAAAGCAATGCTGGTTGATGCTGTTCTACCTACTTGGCAACGCGATATGGCGGTTATCAATACGTTGGGATTGACCCTAGCTTACACTCTGGACACTCATATTCACGCCGACCACATCAGTGCAGCACGTAAGTTAAAACAGGAAACAGGCAGCCGCATCGCTCATCCAGCACTGGATAACCTAAGCTGTGCTGACATCGGTTTAGCGCACAAAATACCGTTGAATATGGGTAGCATAACCATTAATCCATTACATACACCGGGGCATACTGACAATCATTTTGCCTATGCGATTGATGATCGCGTGCTGACTGGCGACGCATTGCTGATAGATGGTTGCGGTCGGACTGATTTCCAGAATGGTGATGCACCCACTTTATATCACAGCATACACAATCAACTCTTTACCCTGGAAGAAAGCACGCAAGTGTATCCCGCGCACGATTATCAAGGGCGCCATGTATCCAGCATTGCTCAGGAAAAAATGCGAAATCCCCGACTAGGCAGCAACAAACCATTAGCCGAATTCGTCGACATTATGGACAACCTCAAGCTCGCCTATCCAAAATTCATAGATTACGCAGTGCCAGGCAATCGCGAATGCGGAGTATGCTCGCCGAATGTGCCTGAAGCGTTACAACAGTACTGCGATCAAATACGAGACAGCCAACAAGGCTAAAAAATGCCCCTTCCACTCAGGCATCATACCTTATCCCCACCTGTCAGATCTCCGTCTGCTTGAATGTGAGAACTGACCCCATAATTCGCATATCGACAAACTCGTAATCGATGGCATAAACGCGCTTGATGGCGTGGTGTTCGGATTAATTGGCTGTTGATTGCATTTATTTTCTATAGCAATCTGTCACTACAATCAGATATATCTCCAAAGCAACAGCTGTAGCTGATGTCAGCGCCACCAACTGCATCTGGTTAGCGAATAACAAACTATCGCCATAATCTACCCAATATCATCATCGCATATATACCAGACCCGAACCGCTGACTTATGGGTCTTGCTATTCATAACAGACAATATTTTAAAGAATTTCTGGAAAAAATATGTTATTTTCCATCTGTCATTCCGTGATGTATGCAACAATGTATTCACCGATTTATATTCATGTATTTTATAACGGTCGTGATGATAAACAACCACGAAAGGAATTCACATGAACATTTTTGCAACACATGCTCATACCGAAATACAATTTATTCGGGAAGACAAGATGACAGATCAATTCAGGTGCAAAGATACAAAGATGCAATGACATCATCTCTCGCACTTTCTTCACGAACATACTCTAAATATTGAACAGGAAACGTAAATGAGCCTGCAATTACCCATCATCCATATCACAAACTTTCTGGCCGCTCAGGGCGTGGAAATGAGTATTTCAGAATCGCAAAAACTTGCCGCATTCTATGAAGAAAAATTTCCTGTCAAAACATCACTACTTGGTGGGTTATTTGTTCGATTCAAGAAACTGCTACAGGAGGAAAAAATCACAACCGGCATAGTCAAGTGTCTTAAAAGTGATGCCGACTGGGTAGATATGCCGACCTATGCAGCCTACTGGGAGGATCACAAGCTTTTTGATGCGCTGTCAAACTATTACGGCAATCTGTATCGTGGATCTTACATTTTTAATTACC encodes:
- the recJ gene encoding single-stranded-DNA-specific exonuclease RecJ, with protein sequence MSAVQITQRSYQLSAQQNLINAGIHPVLARVYAARGVEQANQLETELTGLQHYQTLKNISAMAARLADAITNQQRIIVVADYDADGATACTVAVRGLGLLGLAVEFIVPNRFEYGYGLTPEIVALAAQQKPDIIVTVDNGIASIAGVAAAHDIGIEVLITDHHLPGDSLPDALIVNPNQPDCPFPSKNLAGVGVMFYVLLATRAELQARGAFDGKSVPNLAQLLDIVALGTVADVVKLDDNNRILVEQGLRRMRQGRACAGIRALFNAAARSINVANTGDLGFMIGPRLNAAGRLDDMSLGITCLLSNDEEEANRIAQQLHQMNILRRQIETDMQEQAQAHLANITTTDNYSLSLFDATWHQGVIGILASRLKDKFHRPVICFARGNDGEIKGSGRSIPALHLRDALDIVSKRNPDLILKFGGHAAAAGLSIREVDFATFNQQFEDVVTSLLSPADLARTIPSDGELSAQDLTIDFTKQINQQVWGQGFPAPSFTGTFQVTQQRLLKDKHLKFMLVNSGLRYDSILFNHTDLLPDTITAVYQPELNEYNGQTKLQLKLLHWQ
- a CDS encoding MBL fold metallo-hydrolase, producing the protein MIFRQLFEPVSSTYTYLLGCEVTGKAMLVDAVLPTWQRDMAVINTLGLTLAYTLDTHIHADHISAARKLKQETGSRIAHPALDNLSCADIGLAHKIPLNMGSITINPLHTPGHTDNHFAYAIDDRVLTGDALLIDGCGRTDFQNGDAPTLYHSIHNQLFTLEESTQVYPAHDYQGRHVSSIAQEKMRNPRLGSNKPLAEFVDIMDNLKLAYPKFIDYAVPGNRECGVCSPNVPEALQQYCDQIRDSQQG
- a CDS encoding aldo/keto reductase, which translates into the protein MEYRQLGNSDLMVSEITLGTMTFGEQNSPEDAAQQLDYAVSRGVNCIDVAEMYPVPPRANTQGRTEEYVGRWLQKQQRDKLIVATKITGAGRGMEWIRGGPRITAKQIHAAIDASLTRLKTDYIDLYQIHWPDRNVPMFGSSEFDPSAERVTTPIVEQLSVFADLIQAGKIRHVGLSNETPWGVSQFISAADDAGLPRVASIQNAYSLLNRTFEYGLAETCYREQVGLLAYSPLGFGTLSGKYLNDDGAGRMTLFSGFGQRYNKPAVTTAVAAYAELAKQLNLHPTLLALAFVRSRWFVTSTIIGATSMAQLKQNLDSLDVQLDEAMLQQIQAIHLRSPNPAP